The region CTTTAGTATACTATGTCTGTCTACAAGGGCAATCCAGATGTTCCCGTCAAGATCTGACTCTAATGAAATCGGGAGTGCTTTTACAGGCAAAGGAATTATCGTGAATGTTTCTGTCAAGGTATCAAAATACCCTATCTTTCCCTCAGGTGTGTCGGTAAACCAGATTTTAGATCCTTCTATTTTCAGAAATACTGTAGTCTTTCCATCAAACTCATACGAATTGAACTGCTCTTCCGGGATGGAAAACTTCCACAAACGTCCTTTAGATGAATCGCTTATCCAAATAGTGTTGTCTCCATCATATGCAGGATAAAGCGGAGCTGCACCCTCTGCAGGCATGCCATATTCAGTTACATCAGCTTTAATGTGTGCAAGACGCGGTTTAATGAGCAAACTTGCGCCTGTCACTTCGTTTGCATGCTGATTTCGCTGGGCCATTATCTCAAGGTTCCATGTGCCAGGAAAACCAAATGTAATCTCGCCCGTATAGATACCGGATTCTCCGCTGACTGGAATCTCAATTGGAGTGATATTTCTTTCCGGGTTGGCGATCTTTACTCTAATGGATTCTACATCATCTAAGACATTTCCATCAAGATCTAATGCAGAAATTGATATAGAGTTCTGGCCGTTGATAAAAGGATCTATACTTACATCAAATCTGGCATTCTCGGAAAACAAACTGGTTGCAAACCCGTCTGCAGCATTACTAGTCTCGACTTCCTGGGCCTGACCTGTCGGAAGAGATGTATTGGTTAGTAATGCTACGATGCCAAGTAAAACTATTCCAAGAGCGGCTTCTACCTTTAGCGATCTCTTGAGTTTTTTGTACACCTTGATGTTTCCAGTCTTGATGGTATTTTCAGCCGGCTTTTGAATTCTTACTTGGTTGTAGCCACCCAAAGCCACCATTGCAGAGCCGATCAAAATCTTTCCAATTATCAGGTATCCATAATATGACTTGCTCAAAAGAAGCACATCGTCTTCTAGTAGCCATAACAGCGTAGGGCCTGTCACAATCACTATTCCTAGGGCAATCAGAACAAGTGAGGAAAATCTGGGAATCGCAACTAGTGCTGCAAGCTCCTTTTTGGTTTCATCTAGTCTTGCAAAGGTGGGAAGCAGGACAAAGCCAAAAAAGATAACGCCACCAATCCATACTGCTGCAAGCAGATTGTGTATGTAATCGATAACAAGAGCGGAGATCTGCTGGCTTGCGGCTCCATGACCTATCACTGACGTGGTGCTTATCAGTGCCAAAGAAATCCCAACAATGAGCATCTGTTTTTTCGGGGAAATGCTAGACTTGTTCTCTACCAAAAACCATATCGCAAGAAGGATCACAGTTATTGCCATCCTCACTATCCATACTTCTCCAAATGCAGTACGTAACACATCTGCAGCTGAAGCCTGAAGACGTATTGTCTGCACTACCAGCATAAGAATATTTGATGCAAATACAAGAAACAGACCTATTCCAAACACTGCAAAAAACTTTGACTGGAAAGTTTTTTGCAGTTCTGGGAGATCTTCTCTTATCAGATCTTTCCTACTAAGTGAACCCCACATTGCAAGAGCGGCAATCGCACCGCCAAGAACTATTGTCTGGCCTACAAGACCTGGAAATCTCGCTCCTGCCTCTGGAAAGTAAACTACCTGTTCTGTCTTGTGTTCTGGTAAAGGTACGTCAACATTTCCTGCACCAAAAACGAATGCGTATGGGACTAGGTGACCGTCTACCTTGGATAAGACTTGGGTTGTAACAGTGTATATCCCATCACCAAGTGGCGGTGTTGTAACAACAAGAACTAACTCATCACCGTTCAGGTATCTTGTATCCTTATTGTCAATCTGATTCCCATCGCTGTCAAACACCCGAATGTAACTAAAATCGATCTCTACTGCTTCTGAAAAACGTATTATCACTCTATCAGTACCAGCGGCAACTACTGTAGATTGTGCCGGGTCGGAGCTTAGCAATAATGGATGAGCATAAACTAGCTGCACTGAAAATACAATA is a window of Candidatus Nitrosotenuis uzonensis DNA encoding:
- a CDS encoding virginiamycin B lyase family protein, with protein sequence MKKILIVLSLFIVFSVQLVYAHPLLLSSDPAQSTVVAAGTDRVIIRFSEAVEIDFSYIRVFDSDGNQIDNKDTRYLNGDELVLVVTTPPLGDGIYTVTTQVLSKVDGHLVPYAFVFGAGNVDVPLPEHKTEQVVYFPEAGARFPGLVGQTIVLGGAIAALAMWGSLSRKDLIREDLPELQKTFQSKFFAVFGIGLFLVFASNILMLVVQTIRLQASAADVLRTAFGEVWIVRMAITVILLAIWFLVENKSSISPKKQMLIVGISLALISTTSVIGHGAASQQISALVIDYIHNLLAAVWIGGVIFFGFVLLPTFARLDETKKELAALVAIPRFSSLVLIALGIVIVTGPTLLWLLEDDVLLLSKSYYGYLIIGKILIGSAMVALGGYNQVRIQKPAENTIKTGNIKVYKKLKRSLKVEAALGIVLLGIVALLTNTSLPTGQAQEVETSNAADGFATSLFSENARFDVSIDPFINGQNSISISALDLDGNVLDDVESIRVKIANPERNITPIEIPVSGESGIYTGEITFGFPGTWNLEIMAQRNQHANEVTGASLLIKPRLAHIKADVTEYGMPAEGAAPLYPAYDGDNTIWISDSSKGRLWKFSIPEEQFNSYEFDGKTTVFLKIEGSKIWFTDTPEGKIGYFDTLTETFTIIPLPVKALPISLESDLDGNIWIALVDRHSILKYSPHSGEFAEYNTPTNPSGPVALLRDESGNIWFAESQGGKIAVIDPKLGKIEEFVPDEPLKEPFALFIDEEQNVLIAEHVGLRVVRFNPYLQTFDSFRLTDPESLPFGLTADKYGNIWIAQHTVDKLGIYDPHNDDFIEVDIPTKSSFTQFVTSDKDGNVWFVEQRGNKLGKVEISETPQFVLPQEEYKIRYSELVTPLVSVGIVASSLFFAKSIHDRRRLDSDIK